Below is a window of Myxococcaceae bacterium JPH2 DNA.
CAGGAGTTGACCTGGAGCCTGCTCAGCCCCGCCGGACATCAGAGCGCGACCATCGTGGAGTCCTTCGCGCCGGATGAGATCACGACACGGGTGACGTACAAGGACAGCGCCGGCAACATCGCCCGGAGCGCCATCAACCGCGCCACCCGGAAACCGACGACGGGCCCGAGTCAAAACTAGGAGCTGTCCCTGGAATACAGCCCCCTCCGCAGCGCTCCATCCCGCTGCGGAGGGAGGCCTGCGACTTACTCCTTCACGTCCATGCGGAAGGTCTTGGAGACAACCTTCCAGCCGCCGTCATTCGAGCGAAGCAAGGTAAGGCAATCCGTGTAGTAGCGCGGGTGAATGGAGAGCTCGACCTTCACGATCGCCATCTCCGGCCCCGTCATGTCGAGGGTCACGATGCGATCCGTGCGCGCGATCCCTCGCGATTTCGGTGAGGGCCTGCTCGCCACCAACTCCAGCCACTGAGTGCGAGGGACGATCCGAACGCCCCCCTCCTCGTTGATGGAGTAGACGTTGCACAACTCGTGGAAGACCGTGCCGAGCTTCTGTGTATCGCCCTCATGGAGCCCGTCGAAGTACGTCTGTATCAGCTGGGTCACAGCTTGGATGTCTTTGCTCATGAGTGCTCCTTCTTCTAACCACCATCGCGCGCCAACGCGATGACTTCTCGAAAAGGCAATTCACCCGGGTCATTCAAGAAAACGAAGCACGTCAGCGACCGCGCTCAGTGAGCGCGAGCCTTGGCGCCCAGCTCCCGCTCGGTCTGCTCCACCTGCGCGAGCGATCCGGTCAACCGATGGTCCGTCACCACGGCGCGAGCGCGCTGCAGCCGCTCCCCGGCGCGCGAGGGTTCGCCTCGCATGGCATGGACCTTCCCCAAGTCCAGGAGCACCTCCACGACCGTGAGCCAGTCCTCATGAGACTCCGCGTTGGCCAGGGCCTGCTCCAGGAACGGGAGCGCAGCCGTCGCGTCGTCTCGCCGCAGGTGGATGCGGCCCAGGTTGGCGCGTGCCTCGCGCTCGCTCGCGGGGTCCTTCAGGAGCA
It encodes the following:
- a CDS encoding nuclear transport factor 2 family protein, encoding MSKDIQAVTQLIQTYFDGLHEGDTQKLGTVFHELCNVYSINEEGGVRIVPRTQWLELVASRPSPKSRGIARTDRIVTLDMTGPEMAIVKVELSIHPRYYTDCLTLLRSNDGGWKVVSKTFRMDVKE